The Sulfitobacter alexandrii genomic interval AGAGAACGTCGTGCGCGAGGATCTGACCTTTGCCGAGATGGCGCAGGTCGCCATCGAGGCGGCGCGCGACGAAGGCGTGGACGAACCGGACGCCGCGGAGCTTGTGAACCGCCTGTACGCGGCGCTGCACAAGACCAAGCGGTCCTACATCCGCAACTTCGTCTTCATGCTCAACGTGCTGGGCGACAGCCTGAAATGGCCCAAGGCGGTGGCGCGGAACCTTGGCGTCGATGTGGCCCGGGCAATCTCGGACCCCGAACAGGTGGAGGCGTTGAAGGCCGCGCTGGAGCGGTGCGGGTCGCCGGAGGCGCAGACGCGTGTGCTGAAATCCTTTGTCAGCGCCGGGACCAAGCCGGAACGGGATGCGCCCAAGCCCAAGCAGAAGTTCGAGTTCTTCGTCGGGGAAACCAAGGTCACGGCTCGGGCGGGGGAGTGCCGGCTCGTGAGCGACGTCGACTTCACGTCCTTGCCAAAGGGGGCGCTCGAGGAAGCGGTGAAGGCCTTTCACGAGGCGCTGAGGGGCGGGCCCCGGATCAGGTAGGCCGGTTACCCACGGGTAACCGGCTGATGGGCCAGGGTGGTTACCCATGGGTAACCGGCACCAAGCCCGCCCCGCGTGTCGTTATAGCGGATTGAAGTGCGGATAACGGTTACCCATGGGTAACCGTTATCCATAATGCATAGAAAAATCGTTTTTTTTCAACGTATTAAACGAATACCGGCGTTCCGTCAGCGTAAATGCTGCGCTATCGCCACTCTCTCGCTAAGTCTGTTCACCGGATCAGGCAGCGCCTATCCTGCCAGCGGACAAACAGGGGGAGCACGCCATGAATTCCGAAGAGATCCAGACGTTTCTGAAGGGCCGCAGTGTCTACGGGCTGGACCCGGACACCCACGAGGTCGTCGCCTGCATCGACTACGGCACCGACGGCACCTGCCTGTGCCGCTTCGCGAACGGCGACACCGACAAGGGGGTCTACGGGTTCGAGGGGGACACGTACTGGACCCGGTACGAGACCTTCAGGGAGGGCAAACGCCACGCCTTTCGGCTGGAACGGAAAGGCCCTGGCGTTGCCCAGGCCTATTTCACGGATGGCAGGATCGCGTTTCTTCAGTCCCACGACGCAAAGCCCGACATCCGGGAATAAGCCGACGCGGGGCAGGGGCGGCGGGGCGAACCGCCGCCCGGTGTTGTCATTCGATGGTCATGCCCAGCGTCTGGCCGATGGTGTCGTTCCACGTGGCGACGCAATCGGCACCGCAGCGGTCGGCGAATTCCGGCAGGATCGCCTCGCTCACGGCTTCGGCCCGCAGCGCGTCGTCCGCTTCGGTCATCGGCACCAGCGTCATGCCGGCCGCGTCCCCCTGCGAGCAGGGCCCCGAGGTGTTGCAGGCAAGGCCCGTCTCGGTTTCGGTCGCGGCGAGTTCGAAGATGGATGTTTCCAATTCACCCAGGCTCTTGGTCAGGTAGTCCTGCACCGACGCGTCGAGGCCGTTCCACCAGTCAAGGTTGGCGAGCTGTGCGGCAAGGCCGAAGTTCACCGGCATGGGAGAGATGAAGCGCGCGGATTCGTTCCATTTCGCCTTGTATCCCGACAGCGCGCCGGTGATGGCGCAATCCACCACACCGCTGGCCAGCGCGGGCTGCACCTCGGCAAAGGCGATGGACAGGGGCGATCCCCCCAGATGGCTGACAAAAGCCTGCTGCGATGCCCCCGACGCGCGCACCTTCCGGCCCTGCAGATCGGCGAGGGAGGTGAATTCATCGCGGCAGTAGATCACCTGCGCCTGGTAGGTGCCGAAGCCGAGCAGCTTGATGTTGTGCTGGGTTTCGAGGAACTCGGCATAGGCGTCGCGCCAGCTGTCCACGGCCTGTTGCAGCTCTTCCACGCTGCCGATCACGCCGACAAGATCGACGGATTCGTTCATCGGCACTTCGCCCGAGTTGTAGGCCAGCACGGTCGTGGCCATCTGCAGCGTGCCGTTGCTGACAAGGCGGAAGATCTCGCCCCCCTTGAAGCCCAGTTCGGTGAAGGGTTTCACGTCGGCCTTGATCTTGCCGTTGGTCTCTTCGGGCACCTGCTCGGTCCAGAAGGGAAGTTCCTTGTCGGTGTACATGGACAGCCCGCCGATGGATCCGACGACATTGAATTCCGTTTCCGGCATGTCCTGCGCCAGCGCGGGCAGCGCCAGCAAGCCCGTCAGGGCGGCGGTTACCAGTCTTTTCATTGCAATTACTCCCTTGGTTGGTCGGGCTTCAGCCGCCCGGTTTCGGATTGACGATGGTGGGCAGCCACAGCGCGAGCTGCGGGAACAGGACCAGCAGCGCGATCATCAGCAGCATGGCCCCGAGAAACGGGGCCGCGCCCTTGAACAGGTCGGTGAACTCGCCGCCCGCCTTGCGCACGGCCTGCACCACGTAAAGGTTCATGCCCACCGGGGGCGTGATCAGTGCCGCCTCGATCAGGATGACAAACACGACGCCCCACCACACCGGCGAATAGCCAAGACCCACGACCACCGGCACGATGATCGGGGTGGTGGCGATCATCATGGACAGCGTTTCCATGAAACAGCCCAGCAGCAGGTAGAAGCAGATGATCGCCACCAGCATCCCCAGCGGGGGCCAGCCGAGGGCCAGAACGGCATCGGTTATCGCCTCGACCAGTCCGATGCTGACCATCACGAAATTGAGGAAGAAGGCGGCGATGACGATCAGCATGATCATGCAGGTCGTTCTTACCGTGCCCTCGAAGGCGGCCAGCAGGACGGGCACGCTCAACTTGCGATTGAGAGCGACCAGTCCGACCGTCGCGATCAGGCCAAGGGCCGCGGCTTCGGTGGGGGTTGCGATACCGGCGTAGATGCTGCCGACGACGATGGCGAACAAGGCCAGCGGTGGCAGCAGCTGGGGCAGGCCGCGCAGGCGGGCCGACCAAAGGGATTCGGCCCTGATCCTGTGCCCGCCCCAGCGCGGCCGCCACAGCACCAGCACCAGCACGATGCCGGAAAACAGCGAGGCGAGCAGGAAGCCCGGAATGAACCCCGCGGCATAGAGATCGGCCACGGAGGTATCCGTCAGCACAGCGTAGATGATCATGTTGATCGAGGGCGGGATGAGGATCCCCAGCGTGCCGCCCGCCGCGATGGACCCGAGGAACAGGGGCCGGTTGTAGCCGCCCTTGTCCATGTTGGGGATCGCCACCGTTCCGATGGTCGCCGCGGTGGCGATGGACGATCCGGAGGTCGCGGCGAAAACGGCACTGGCCGCGATGTTGGTGTGCATCAGGCGGCCCGGCAGGCGCGAGAACCATGGCGTCAGCGCATCGAACAGCCGACCCGAAACACCGGATCGGTGCATCAGTTCGCCCATCATGATGAACATCGGCGCGGCGATCAGGATGAAGTCGGCGGAGGAGTTCCACGCCAGCTCTCCGGCCGCGCCGGTCATCGGGAAGAAGGCGTAGTTTTCCGACAGGATGTAGCCCGTGAGGGCCAGCACCGCGGCCACGGGCAGCGACAGGACCAGCATCACGATCAGCAGGAGAAAGGCGGTCAGGATCATGGCGCGCCATCCGTGGCGTGCACGGCCTCGGCGATCTCGGCGTCGAGGTCTGCGGAGCCGATGGCCGCGTCAAAGCCCGCCCGGTCGCCGCGCCACAGCCGCAGCACCGCCTGCACCGGCGCGAGAATGGCGGTGCAGGCGAACCAGAACAGGCCGATCCACCAGATGCCCTGCGGCAGGATCAGCGGCACCCGCATCTGGCTCATGGAGCGGGCGCCCATGCGCCATGATTGTTCCAGCGTGCCCCAGGTGAACCACGCCAGCGCCGCCGCAATGAGGGCCAGCGCCAGTCCCGCCAGCAAGTCGCAGGCCGCGCGGAGAGGGAAGGGCAGGCGGGTGACGAGGAAATCGACCCGGATATGCGCCTTGGTCGTGACGGTATAGGCGAGGCCCAGACCGATGCAGGCGGCAAGTCCGTAGGACGAGAGTTCAAAGCTGTCGATGGCGCTCTGGTTGAAGAAATACCGCATCGACACGTCGAGGGTGATCGGGACGGCGCAACCGAACAGGATGATCGCCCCTGCCACCCAGGCCAGCCAGCGCGAGACACGTTGCGGCAGCGGCTCTTTCATACCGATTTTTCCATGTGGATGAGCCGAGCACAGGTCCGGCGGCTTGTCCAGCGAATCGGATGGCGGCGCGGGGCTGTCGGCCCGTTCCCGGCCCGGTCCGCTCGTGGCGTGGGCACGTGCTTCGTCATGCGCCGGACCCCCGTGTCACGTAGCCGTCGGCGATGTCCTCTGCGCGGGCGGTTTCGTCGCGCAGGGCAGGGTCGCCGTGGCCGCCGCCGCCCGGGGTTTCCATGCGCACGATGTCGCCCGGCCGCAGCGCTTGGCCGATGGTCTTGGCCGACAGCGGCGTGGTCACACCGTCCCGCGTCACGCTCAGGCTGCCGCCGCGCCCCGGTGCGCCCCCGTCAAGCCCGTAGGGCAGGGAGGTGAAGGCATCGAACGAGGCATTGAGCAGCCCGCTTTCGGCGAGAAACTCCCATTCCCTCACGATTCCCAGACCGCCGCGCATCCGACCGTCGCCGCCCGAATCCGGCACCAGCCCGTAGCGGGTGAAGCGCAGGGGAAAGAGTGCCTCGATCATCTCGACCGGCGTGTTCTGCCCGTTGTGAAAGCCCGCCGACAGCCCGTTCGGCCCGTCCTGTTCGGGGTGCGCGCCCCAGCCGCCCAGTTCGCTGTCGAAATAGACCTGCCGCCGACCGTCGGCGTGCCGGATGTTGACCGCGTGGTTGAAGGTGGTGCCGTAGTAGGACGCGGGGATGCGGTCCGGCAGGACCTGTGCAAAGGCCCGCAGCACGGCCGTGGCAATCTTGTGGCCCGGCAACATGCGCATGGATACCGGGGCCGGGAAGGCTGCGTTGACGAGGCAGCCTTCGGGGGCTGTCACGGTGATCGGGCGGTAACAGCCGGCGTTCACCGTTCCGGTCACCTCGCAGGCGGCGATCACCGCGTAGTAGACGGCGGAGGTCGTGGTCGCCAGCGTGGCATTGATCGGCCCGAGCGCCTGATCGGCGGTGCCGGTGAAATCCAGCGCGATGCTGTCCCCGTCGATGGTCAGGGCGACGGCGATACGCTTCACGCCGTCCTCCAGCCCATCGCCATCGACGAAATCCTCCGCGCGGTAGGTGCCATCGGGCAGGGCCGACAGCGCCGCGCGCATTTCGTGCTCGGCATGGTCGAGCAGGGCCGTGCCGATCTGGTTCAGGGCGTCCACCCCGTAGCGGTCGGCCAGTCGCAGCATGGCGCGCGCGCCCACGTCGAGCGCGGCGATCTGGCTGAGGAAATCGCCCCGGAAGGTTTCCGGCTCGCGGACGTTCTGCAGGATGGTGGCGAAGAGATCGTCCTGCATCCTGCCGTCACGGACGATCCGCACCGGGGGGAGGCGCAGACCCTCCTGGAAAACCTCGACCGCCTTTGCGTTGTAGCCCCCCGCCGCGCCGCCGCCGACATCGACATGGTGGATCAGGACGCAGGTGATGGCGATGCGCCGGCCGTCGCGGAACACAGGCTTGAAGGCGATGAAGTCCGGCAGGTGCTGCCCGCCGCAGTAGGGATCGTTGGTCACGATCACGTCGCCGTCGCGCCAGTCCGCCAGCGGGATGTGGTGCGCGATGATGTGTTGCAGGCACAGTTCCATCGAATTGAGGTGCACCGGCATCCGCGCGGCCTGCGCCACGTTGCGGCCCTCGGCGTCGAAAACGGCGGTGGAATAGTCCAGCAGTTCCCGCACGGTGGTGGAGCGCGAGGTGCGCCAGACCGTCACGGACATTTCCTCGGCCACCGACACCAGCGCGGCGGAGACGATTTCGAGCAGGACGGGATCGGGGCGGCTCATGGCTGTTTCCTCGCGGTCATGTCGCCGGTGCCGGTCATGGTCAGCGACCAGTGGCGCGGGATCAGAAGGGTGGTGTATTCCTGTTCGACGATCGCGGGGCCGTCGATCACCTCTCCGGCGGCGAGCGACAGTTGCCGGTGGACGGGCACGTCCGCCCAGGCGCCGTTGACGTGGACGGGGCGCGTCGCGGTGCTGCGTTTCTCCGAGGGTTCATGGACGGCACCTGCACGGTCGTCCGCGCCCAGCTTTCCGATGGCGACCAACCGCAGGGTGACAAGCTCCACCGCCTCGGCGGGATCGTCGAAGGAGAACCGCTGGCGGTGCTGTTCCTCGAACCGCGTGCGCAGCGTCGTCAGGGTTTCCGGCGTGCAGTCGCCGTCGGGCATATCGGTCATCAGCTCGAACGCCTGCCCGCGGTAGCGCAGGTCCGCCGAGAGCCGCAGGACGCGGTTTTCGGGGGCGATCCCGTCGGTTTCCAGCAGCGCGGCCCCCTGTGCGCGCAGGTCGCCGGCCATGGCCGTCAGCGCCGGCAAGCTATCGGGGGCAAGCGGCAGGATTTCGGTGCGCGAAAGGTCGTGCTGGATGTCCGAGGACAGGATGCCGTGGGCCGAGAAGGTCGAGGGATCGCAAGGAAAGATCACGCGGGTGATGCCCAGTTCCTCGGCCACTTCGACGGCATGCACCCCGCCCGCGCCACCGAAGCTCATCAGGGCGAAATCGCGCGGGTCCAGCCCCTTGGCGAACAGGGAAAACTTGATCGAGGCCGCCAGTTTCGCGTTTACCACGCTGAGGATGCCGGCGGCGGCCCGATCCGTATCGAGGTGCAGCGGTTCTTCCATACGTGTGCGTAGGGCGTTGCGGGCGCCGTCGATGTCCAGCGCGAACCGTCCGCCGAGGAACGTCGCCGGGTCGAGCCGCCCGAGGATGAGGTTCACGTCGGTCACGGTGGGTTCCTCGCCGCCCCGCCCGTAGCAGACCGGCCCCGGCACCGCGCCGGCGCTGCGCGGCCCGACCTGAAGCCGCCCCGAGGCGTCGACGAAGGCGATGGAGCCGCCGCCGGCGCCGATCGTGTGCATTTCCACCATCGGCACCCGCACTGGCAGGCCGTCGATCTCGCCCTGCGTGACAACGGTGCGCTGGCCGCCGGAGATGACGGCGACATCGTAGCTGGTGCCGCCCATGTCCACGCCGACGACATCGGGCATGTCGAGCCTGCGGGCGAGTTTCTGCGCCGCCAGCACGCCCCCCGAAGGTCCGGACAGCAGCAGCTTGACCGGGGCCTGCACGGCGGCGTCGAGGCTGATCGCGCCGCCGTTGGACTGGATCAGGTAGACCGGTGCGGTCACGCCCGCATCGGCAAGCCGGCGACGTACCGCCCTGACGTAGCGGTCGATCACGGGGACCAGTTGCGCGTTCAGGACGGTGGTTGCGGTACGTTCGAATTCGCGGATCTCGGGCGAGACCTGATGGCTGCAGGATACCGCCATCTCCGGGCAGCGGGCCAGCAGCGCGTCCCGTATGGCGATTTCGTGCGCCGGGTTCGCAAAGGCGTTGAGCAGGCAGATCGCGGTGGCCTCCACGCCGGTGGCCGCGACACGGTTGATCACGGTGTCCAGCGCGCCGGGGTCGAGCGGACGGACCTCGTCGCCTGCCGCGCCGATCCGGCCCGGCGCCCCGAATCGCCGACGGCGCGGCACCAGCGGGCTGCGGGCCGGACCGCGCAGGGCGTAGATGTCGCGGCGGGCATGGCGGCCGATTTCCAGCACGTCCTCGAACCCTTCGGTGGTGATCAGCGCGCCGTCGGGCAGATCGCGGGTGAGCACGGCGTTGGTGGCGATGGTGGTGCCATGCAGGATCAGGCCGATGTCGGACAGGGCGAAGCCGAAGCGGTCCGCCGCGAGCAGCAGCGCATCCGCCAGTCCGCGCGCGGGATCGTCAGGGGTGGTCGGAGACTTCAGGCTGTGGGAAAGGCCCGTCTTTTCGTCGCGCAGTTCCAGATCCGTGAAGGTGCCGCCGATGTCCACGGCGATTGTGATGCGGTTTTGCGGCATGTCCGGGCAGGCTTTCTGCGGTTTCGTCCGGAACAGCGTTGCAAGCAATCGCTATCAAATCAAATCGAATGTTTTTTAGTCTTACGATAAGATATTCTGATCGGTGTGCCGCAGGGCCGTGCTGTGCGCGAGTTGGGCGGCGGTTTCCACCACGTGGCTTTTCGGATCGCCGAGATAGGAGGCGGTGAATTGAAGCGGGGCAGGGCACCAGCCCGGATCGAAGCGGCGCAGCTGGCCGCGCGACACCCAGTCCCGGCCGAGGATCTCGGGCAGGGCGGCGACGCCGAGACCGGCTTCGACCAGACGGAAACAGGCCGACAAGGACGAGGACGAGAAGATCTGCGTGCCCGGCCCCAGCCGTTCGTACAGCGCGCGCCGCATTTCCCGGTTGGGCCGCGTGCCGCGGGCGTAGGTGATAACGGGATGCCGGGCGATCAGCTCCGCCTGCGCTTCGGGCGCATCGGGCACCGTGTTGGAAACGTACCAGGCGAGGGTGAAGCCGGGCAGGGCGATGTTGCTGACCGTCGCCTCGGACACCGGGCCGAGCAGGATGGCGAGGTCGATCTCGCGGTCGAGCAGTCTCTGGCGCAGGTTGGTGGAGACGTCGACGTCGATCTCGATCTCGACCTTCTTGAACTGGCGGTGCAGGCCGGTGACGAAATCCGGCAGCCATGATTGTGCGACGGTTTCGGCGACACCGAGGCGCAGCTGCCGTTCGATGCCCTCGGGCGACATGATGTCGGCGGTGACCTGTTCGGTCAGGATCTCGAACTGTTCGGCGTAGCGGACGAGCATGTCGCCCCGCTTGGTCAGGGTGAGGTGCCCTTCACTGCGCTCGAACAGCGGCACGGCCAGCGTGTCTTCGAGCGCCTTGATCCGGGCGCTGACGGCGGGCTGCGTGATGTTCAGGCTCTGCGCGGCGCGGCGCATGCCGCCGAGGCGCACCACCTCGAGAAAGGTGCGAAGCTGTTCGATGTTGAGCCGGGTCATGTGCCGTTCCGTTCGCGCCTGCCGCTGGTCGGGCGATCCTGCCCGATCCACGGGCAGGCACGCAAGGCCGGGCAGCGCCGCGATCAGTAGCCGACGGCGCAGCCATCCTTGCGATGGTCCGAGCCTGCGACATAGCCGCCGCCGTGGCGGGCGATCAACTGTGCGCCGCCAAAGCCGAAGCTGTTGTCGGGCGGGTCGTGGACGATCTCGTGCCCCATCTGCTGCAGGGCCTTCACGGTGGCATCGGGCATCGCAGGCTCGACCGCGACCCGGCGCCCGCTGACGAAACGCCAGCGCGGCGCGTCGCTGGCAGCCTGGGGCGACTGGCCGTGCACCATCGTCCGGGTGACCATCTGGACATGGCCCTGCGCCTGCATCGGGCCGCCCATGACGCCGAAGCTCATCTCGGGGCGGCCATCGCGGGTGACGAAGCCGGGGATGATGGTGTGGAACGGCCGCTTGCGGGGCCCGACTCGGTTCGGATGGCCCGGCGTCGTGGCGAAGCCCGCGCCGCGGTTCTGAAGGTGGATGCCGGTGCCGGGCACCACGACACCGGCGCCGAAGCCCATGTAGTTCGACTGGATCAGCGAGACCATGCGCCCCGCGGCATCGGCGGCGGTGACATAGACGGTGCCGCCGGCACGGGGCGCACCATGCGTGGCGAGGCTGGCCTTGCGCGCGTGGATGAGGGCGGCGCGCTGGCCCAGGTAGGCCGGAGACAGCAGCGCCTCGGCGGGGGTGGCCATCGCGTCAGGGTCGCCGACGAAGGCTTCGGCATCGGCGAGGCCCAGCTTCACCGCTTCGATCTGCAGGTGCAGGGCCTGCGGATCGTCCGGGTCCAGCGCGGCGAGGTCGTGGTGCCCGAGGATGCCGAGCGCGATCAGCGCCGCGATGCCCTGGCCGTTGGGCGGGATCTCGTGCAGGTCGATACCGGCGTAGGACTGGCGCAGGGTGCCGCACCAATCGACATGGTGCGCGGCGAGGTCTTCGGAAGTCAGGGCCGCGCCATGGCGGGCGGACTCCTGCGCGATCAGCTCTGCGATATCGCCGGTATAGAAGGCGGCGCCGCGGGTGTGCGCGATCCGCTCGAGCGTTTGCGCCAGCGCGGGGTTGCGGAAGGTTTCGCCGGCCCGTGGCGCCCGGCCGTCCGGCAGGAAGCAGTCAGCGAAACCGGGCTGATCCGACAGGGTGGCGCCGCCCAGCTTCCAGAGCCGCGCGATGATGGGCGACACCGCGAAGCCGTCGCGGGCGTAGGCGATGGCGGGTGCGAAGAGGTCGGGGAAGGGCAGCGCGCCGAACCGGTCGGACAGGGCGACCCAGCCCGAGACCGCGCCTGGCACCGTCACGCTTTCCCATCCCCGTTCCGGCATGGTCGACCCTGCGGCAAAGCGGTCTGGCGTCCATCCTGCGGGGGACCGGCCCGATGCGTTGAGCCCGTGGAGCGCGGCGCCGTCCCACAGCACCGCGAAGGCATCGCTGCCCAGCCCGTTGCCCGTGGGTTCCACCACGGTGAGCGCGATGGCGGCGGCGAGCGCCGCGTCCACCGCGTTGCCGCCCGCCAGCAGCATCCGCAGCCCGGCCTGCGCCGCCAGCGGCTGCGATGTGGCGACGACGTTGCGCGCCATCAGCGGCGCGCGACGGGACGGGTAGGGCAGTTCGAAGTGCATCAGTGACCCCTTTTCCGGCCGGTCTGGCAAGGCCTCCGAGCGCCGTGGTGGCAGCACATGGCCCGAGCGGTGTCGTTCACGCCAGCTTCGACAGCAGGCGCCGCAGGGTTTCGCCGTTCTCGGACTCGAGCAGTTCCATGAGCGCGTGGTCCTGATCCTCGGCGTCCTGGCGGATCTGCAGCATCCGCCGACGGCCGAGGTTGGTCAGCATGAGGTTTACTTGGCGCTGATCGACGCTGGAAATCTGGCGATGCACGAGCCCTTCGGACACCATGCGATCCACCAGCTTGCTGAGTGCCGGGGGGTTGAGCAACGCGCGCCGCGCCAGTTCGCCCATGGTCAGACGTTCGTTGCCGTCAAGACATTCCATCACCCTCCAGGCGGTGACCTGGATGCCGTGCGCCTTGAGCCGGGTGGCCAGTGAGTTGCTGACCGAGCGATGCGCGGCCTCGAGCACGTAGGACAGATGGCGTTCGAAGGTGATCGGCTCTTTCGGCATGGGTCCGTCCGGTTGTGGTACAATGGGAAAATAGTTGACTTGGAAAATAGTTTCAATTGGAATGTGCAAATTGCCATGCTGATCCGGGGGAGACGGGCGCTGGGATACACGAAAGAAGATGTCGCGCTGCCGATCGAGCTCGCGGATTACCGCGAGAGCGGTTTGCTGGTCGCTTCCGGCAGCTTTCGTGTCGCGCTTCTGATCCCCATGTGCGGCCCGGCGGGCATCTGGGCACCGTCCTGCATTTCCAGCGCGCAGGTCGCGGCGGCGGAACTGAACCGCGGCGACGGGATCGGCGGGCGGCGGGTGCAGCTCATCATGATCGACGCGGCGGTCGAGGCGGACGAGCCGATCGAGGAAACGGTGAACGACCTGATCGAGCTGAACGCCATCGACGCCATCGTCGGCATGCATCTGAGCGCGGTGCGGCAGCGGCTGTCGAAGGTCGTGCGCCAGCGTATTCCCTACATCTATACGCCGCTTTACGAGGGGGGCGAGACCACGCCGGGCCTGTTCGCCATCGGCGAAACCCCGAAGGAACAGCTTGCCCCGGCCCTGCTGGCGCTGCAGGCACGGTACCGCCCGCGTTCCTGGGCGCTGGTCGGCAACGATTATGTCTGGCCCCGCAGTTCTCATTCGCTGGCCAAGAGCATCCTCAAGGCGTCGGGCGTCGATCTGGCCATGGAACGTTATGTACCCTTCGGTCTGCCGAACATGTCCGACATGGTGGACCGGGTGGAGGCTTCGGGTGCGGAGGCGGTTCTCGTGTCGCTGGTGGGACAGGACGCCGTCAACTTCAACCGGCAATTCGGCAGGCGGGGGTTGCATCGCAAGGCCGTGCGCCTGTCCTGCGCGCTGGAAGAGAACGGGCTGATGGCCTGCGGGCGGGGCAACCTTGAGCGGATGTTCTCCGTCTCGTCCTATTTCGGGTCGATCGCGACCGAGGCGAACGCCTGCTTCAAGGAGCGGTACTACGGGCTGCACGGCGATGCCGCGCCCGCCCTGAACGCGATCGGGCAATCCACCTACGAGGGGATGCATTATCTGTCCGCGCTGCTGCGGGACCATGGCACCGTCTGGCGTCAGCGGTCGAGCCGGGACATGCTGCCGGTGATTCACGCAAGCGGCAGATCCTACGTCAGGGACGGAGGTCTGAAACGGCCCGACATCTACCTGGCGCGGGCGGATGGCATCGCCTTCAGCGACTTCAAGGTACTGTAATCTAACGAGATATTGAAAATCATTTTCCAGTTCAAACAATTTACTTGAAATGGAAAATGAAATCGCTCACCGTCGAGAGAGTGACAGGCCATGGCCCCGCGAGGCGGGGCAGGGCGCGACGGGGAGAAATCATTTTGTACTGGCTATTGGCATGCGTCGTCATCATCGCGGTCCTGCTGTTCGGGATCTGGTTCCTGCAACGATTCTACGCCAAGGCGACGCTGGAAACCGCGTTGGTCCGCACCGGCATGGGCGACCGACGGGGGCTGTCTGGCGCTGCCGATCGTGCACCAGCTTCAGCGGGTGTCGATGCAGACCGCCGCGGTGACGCTCGCGCGGACGGGGCGCGAAGCGGTGCTGACCGCAGATGCGCTGCGCGCCGATATCCTGATGGAATTCGAACTGCGTGTCGGATCGGATGCGGCCAGCATCGCCACCGCCGCGCAGGCCTTCGGTCACCGGGTTGCGCGCGGCGGTGACGCATTCGAAGAAGTGCTGACCGGGCCGCTGGCCAACGCCGTCCAGACCGCCGCCGCGGCGCGGGGGATCAACGAGATCCATCTGGAGCGCGCGGCCTTTACCCGCGAAGTGTCGGCAATGGTTGCGGATCACGCCGGCCGGCTGGGGCTGGAACTGGTCACGGCGGCGCTGGTGTCGGTGGATCAGAGCGATTTCGCGCAGCGCGACGAGAACAACAGTTTCAACGCGCGGGGGATGCGCAGGCTGGCCGAGATGGTCGCCGAAGAGCGCAAGGCCCGGATCGCGGTCGAGACCAGCACGGAGATCGCGGTGCGCGAGCATCGCCTTGCCCAGCATCAGCGGCAGATCGAACTTCAGCGCGCCGAGCGGGAAGCGGAGATCGCGCAGCGCGAGCATCTTGCGCGGCTCGAGGCGGAATCCGAAAGCCGTTCGGCACAGTCCCGCGCCGAACAGCATCGCGCGTCGGAGACCATTCGCATCCGCGAGGAGCAGGAAGCCAGGGCGGCGCAGGTGTCGGCGGACGAGGCGCTGCGCAAGGCCGAGATGAAGGCGCTGCTGGAACTGGAGGAAGCCAAGATCGCCAACGGCATCCGGCTGGCGCAGTCCCGGGCCAAGGAAGCCAAGGCCAAGGCCGAGGAAGAGGAGGCGCGGGCGCAGGTGATCCTCGCGGCCGAGAGCGTGCAGGCCCAGAAGGAGCGTGCCGTGACCGAGCGGGAGCGCGAAATCGCCCGGCTGAGGCAGGCGCGCGATCTGGAACTGGAGGACGCGCGGGTCAAGAGCGACGTCAGCACGCTGCTGGCGCGGGCGCAGGCGGATGCATCGGCGCGGACCGCGACCGCCAACGCCGAGAAGGCCGCGATGGAGGCCGAGGCGGCGGGCCGTGCGGCGCTGAACCAGGCCGAGAACACCCTGAGCGACGCGGTTATCCGGATGCGGCTGGAAGAGCGCAAGCTGGACCGGATGCCAGAGATCATGACCCAGATGATGAAGCCGGTGGAAAAGATCGAGTCGATCCGCATCAACCAGATCGGCGGCGGCATGGGCGGGTCGCAGGGCGAGGGCGGGGGCGTCGACAGCGCCTTCGGTGCCGCGATGGACCAG includes:
- a CDS encoding hydantoinase B/oxoprolinase family protein: MSRPDPVLLEIVSAALVSVAEEMSVTVWRTSRSTTVRELLDYSTAVFDAEGRNVAQAARMPVHLNSMELCLQHIIAHHIPLADWRDGDVIVTNDPYCGGQHLPDFIAFKPVFRDGRRIAITCVLIHHVDVGGGAAGGYNAKAVEVFQEGLRLPPVRIVRDGRMQDDLFATILQNVREPETFRGDFLSQIAALDVGARAMLRLADRYGVDALNQIGTALLDHAEHEMRAALSALPDGTYRAEDFVDGDGLEDGVKRIAVALTIDGDSIALDFTGTADQALGPINATLATTTSAVYYAVIAACEVTGTVNAGCYRPITVTAPEGCLVNAAFPAPVSMRMLPGHKIATAVLRAFAQVLPDRIPASYYGTTFNHAVNIRHADGRRQVYFDSELGGWGAHPEQDGPNGLSAGFHNGQNTPVEMIEALFPLRFTRYGLVPDSGGDGRMRGGLGIVREWEFLAESGLLNASFDAFTSLPYGLDGGAPGRGGSLSVTRDGVTTPLSAKTIGQALRPGDIVRMETPGGGGHGDPALRDETARAEDIADGYVTRGSGA
- a CDS encoding ParB/RepB/Spo0J family partition protein, translating into MSSKNKFGFAPVEPSAERPTRSRSVGPMGAAVRDAADSLQESTAAKVEQRRRNSEDAEAWRTAQEQGRVLVVLPLQDISTDDLPRDRLDLDGVAVSDEMEELKASIRDRGQKEPVEVYPGEDGRYQLKKGWRRFTALSQLHRETGEDAFATIIARVETGPSDRISRYVDMVEENVVREDLTFAEMAQVAIEAARDEGVDEPDAAELVNRLYAALHKTKRSYIRNFVFMLNVLGDSLKWPKAVARNLGVDVARAISDPEQVEALKAALERCGSPEAQTRVLKSFVSAGTKPERDAPKPKQKFEFFVGETKVTARAGECRLVSDVDFTSLPKGALEEAVKAFHEALRGGPRIR
- a CDS encoding TRAP transporter large permease; the encoded protein is MILTAFLLLIVMLVLSLPVAAVLALTGYILSENYAFFPMTGAAGELAWNSSADFILIAAPMFIMMGELMHRSGVSGRLFDALTPWFSRLPGRLMHTNIAASAVFAATSGSSIATAATIGTVAIPNMDKGGYNRPLFLGSIAAGGTLGILIPPSINMIIYAVLTDTSVADLYAAGFIPGFLLASLFSGIVLVLVLWRPRWGGHRIRAESLWSARLRGLPQLLPPLALFAIVVGSIYAGIATPTEAAALGLIATVGLVALNRKLSVPVLLAAFEGTVRTTCMIMLIVIAAFFLNFVMVSIGLVEAITDAVLALGWPPLGMLVAIICFYLLLGCFMETLSMMIATTPIIVPVVVGLGYSPVWWGVVFVILIEAALITPPVGMNLYVVQAVRKAGGEFTDLFKGAAPFLGAMLLMIALLVLFPQLALWLPTIVNPKPGG
- a CDS encoding TRAP transporter small permease subunit; its protein translation is MKEPLPQRVSRWLAWVAGAIILFGCAVPITLDVSMRYFFNQSAIDSFELSSYGLAACIGLGLAYTVTTKAHIRVDFLVTRLPFPLRAACDLLAGLALALIAAALAWFTWGTLEQSWRMGARSMSQMRVPLILPQGIWWIGLFWFACTAILAPVQAVLRLWRGDRAGFDAAIGSADLDAEIAEAVHATDGAP
- a CDS encoding TRAP transporter substrate-binding protein translates to MKRLVTAALTGLLALPALAQDMPETEFNVVGSIGGLSMYTDKELPFWTEQVPEETNGKIKADVKPFTELGFKGGEIFRLVSNGTLQMATTVLAYNSGEVPMNESVDLVGVIGSVEELQQAVDSWRDAYAEFLETQHNIKLLGFGTYQAQVIYCRDEFTSLADLQGRKVRASGASQQAFVSHLGGSPLSIAFAEVQPALASGVVDCAITGALSGYKAKWNESARFISPMPVNFGLAAQLANLDWWNGLDASVQDYLTKSLGELETSIFELAATETETGLACNTSGPCSQGDAAGMTLVPMTEADDALRAEAVSEAILPEFADRCGADCVATWNDTIGQTLGMTIE